A section of the Mycolicibacterium anyangense genome encodes:
- a CDS encoding PaaX family transcriptional regulator C-terminal domain-containing protein, whose translation MTARSVVLSVLLGAHPAWATPAELLRLTSDFGIREQTLRVALTRMVGAGDLVRSEDGYRLADRLLARQRRQDDALDPRTRDWDGTWTTLVITAVGMDPRARASLRNCLQNNRFGELREGVWLRPDNLSGQLPAEIVERVRVLQARDDAPAQLASRLWDLDSWSSTGHRLLAEMASAADIPGRFTAAAGIVRHLLADPVLPAELLPSGWPGAQLRQAYLDFAAELVARRDDARQLEATR comes from the coding sequence ATGACCGCCCGGTCGGTGGTGCTCTCGGTGCTGCTGGGTGCCCACCCGGCGTGGGCCACGCCGGCCGAGTTGCTGCGACTGACATCGGATTTCGGGATCCGTGAGCAGACGCTCCGGGTTGCGCTGACGCGGATGGTCGGGGCCGGTGACCTGGTGCGGTCCGAGGATGGATACCGGCTCGCCGACCGGCTGCTGGCCCGCCAGCGCCGACAGGACGACGCACTGGACCCGCGGACCCGGGACTGGGACGGCACCTGGACCACGCTGGTCATCACCGCCGTGGGGATGGATCCGCGGGCCCGTGCGTCCTTGCGGAACTGCTTGCAGAACAACCGGTTCGGTGAACTGCGCGAGGGAGTATGGCTGCGGCCGGACAATCTCTCCGGTCAGCTACCCGCCGAAATCGTGGAACGGGTGCGGGTGCTGCAGGCCCGTGACGACGCCCCTGCGCAGTTGGCATCGCGGTTGTGGGACCTCGACTCATGGTCGTCCACCGGGCATCGGCTGCTGGCCGAGATGGCCTCGGCTGCAGACATTCCCGGCCGATTCACCGCCGCCGCCGGCATCGTGCGCCACCTACTCGCTGACCCCGTCCTGCCTGCGGAACTGCTGCCCTCCGGTTGGCCCGGTGCGCAGTTGCGGCAGGCCTACCTGGACTTCGCGGCCGAACTGGTGGCGCGACGTGATGACGCACGACAGCTGGAGGCGACGAGATGA